The genomic DNA tTCAGTGTTAGTACGCATCAAGCGTACTAAGTTGCGGACTAGCTAGTACTTTCctgaggatcatccccagctgcggatTAAGTTAGTTCTaattgcaacaaacaaacaagttgGGGATGAGCTGATCCTCAGGTTTAGTATGCAGCAGAGGATCAAGACTATCTTCAAACCTCAAGTGCAGGGTGCACTCACAAACCGATTGATTCCTGTTCAGTATAGTTCAAAGGatttatgttattaaaaaaacatatatatgtaaaaaatgaagATGATATATTTTAATTAGCCTAATAGCGTTGTAtggtatatataaaatgtatttatccgCATAATTTAATTAAAGACCATTAATCAGAGCAAGAATGTATCAAAGCTGTAAATGTAATCAGATATGCAAATCGAGTCATCCAAGTATATAAGGGTTGTAGAAAACACCCCACAGCGATTTTGCAACACACAAATGTCTGGCGTGAAATTGCAAGCAGATTTAATTCTGAGTTTCCTGAAAGGCGACCAGGAACTCAGCACATCATGTGTGCTGCCTACCCATCATGCTACCACGTTGCATATTCAGAGGTGATGCTCACACACTATCTGGCAATTGATTGACATGTACCTATGCCTGTTGATGAAGCTCAGATACTTATATTGCCTGTGAAAACGAATACGGACGTGGGGGCAGTCTATGGCCGCAGTAACTCCAGGTATTCCAGATGTAGAATAAAATGCGGTGCAAACATCTCATTGCTCCTCTTCATTGGGCATGACAACGTAGCATTCATGAAGTGCTGCTATGAACTTAGAGATCCTGTGAACAACATGGCAAATGGTGCTCGCTCAGAAATGCAAGCTCCCAAATCCACCGTGCACATGCGCAGGAGCAGCCAGCCATCAGCCAGGATtggctgtgattggcttaaaaatgtctggatggAGCGCAGCCGGTTTGCGAACACGGTGATCAAGCGATGAGCGcgcatgtgccaagacaacaaaagctataaatatgagcagcacgacTTCGTCTCTTCTCAGTCCTGCTGGTGTGTTACTTTGCGGAAAGACAGAAAATGTTTAAGCCGTTTTgcaatttttctttattttactactgcctgtttggggtaatcggttattaaatataccatacagtatatttgcattattttaatatatatatatatatatatatatatatatatatatatatatatatatatatatttttatcttgTTGATAGCCgtgtcaggcttttttttttttctaggtgtttttaaattacaattttctttttactgtttgtttgtagctGATCAGTCTTTTATTAGGTCTATATAAATGATCTGCtggttcctgaaaataaaataaaaatctacttcATTGtcaattagtgtttttttttttcctttggtttcCATTCGGTGTGCTTAATATATATGTCTTATTTCAACATCTCACTTTTTATATTATCATTGTATGAAAAAAGAACGATTAAATGCTTTAGCCATGCTGTTAATTGAAAAAGATATGATGGCTAACATTCCTgactttaataataaagtaatcgaAACATTTGCCACGATAAGACATCGCAGAGCAAACTTTTTATATTGCTTCCAACAAGAAACAGATCCACTGGACGGTGCTTCTACCACTGAGgttacccccccaccccaccccctcacctgcaTCTGAGGTGTGAACACCCACAAATAttggccaccagccgccactgcaATTGACCTAATGTGCACAACTCCAACTAATTAGTCACTCGTGACACAGTCACAGAATGATCACTTTGGCAGATTGCCAGTGAGCTCTCTATTCAACATGAATAGCTAATGTGTAAACTGAACTTGTCAATTCCACctgcacatatacagtatatacagtggtgtagtggtaaaaaaaaaaagtagcggagcggtcccaatgagaatcaattaaatagttaacgAGGTATTAACAGTTACGCCCACTTTCCATTTAACGCGATTTAATCggggtttttttaataataatataacacatattttacttaacaaatttctgtaaaatctcccctctctatagaaaattaaaagttgCACTTACCAATCACAGGTTGTTTTTAGTCAACTATAGGAACTGCCACAGAGCGTCAGGGGAGTCGCTGGAAATTGGAGCTGCCACCCGTGTACGGCTGTCATCTGCGGATCGATGATTGTGTCGCAACCAAGTGGTCACATAAGGGCTTGGATTCCACTGTCTCAAAGGGGGTCCATGAAGCTTGATAAACATTAAGGCTGAAGCATGTTTGATTAAAATTTTGGAACGCTGATCAGTTATAATTAAGTTCATTTGGCTGAATCCCCTTTCACATTCAGCAGTACTGCACGGGATCACACGTGTGCAGTTAATAAGTGGAGCTAAATCATCTGGAATTCTTCCGTTGTTCTCCTTAAAATCTCgaaatgcatttttgataatACGTTCATTTAGCTGAAAGCGCCGACACAATCTTTCAACTTCATTTTCGCCATAACCCTGGGGTAGTTCTGCAGGCCAGTGGTGTGGATCCAGGACCAAGAGCTCAGAAAGAAGACTTTCATATTTTTGGCAATTCACCTCGGAAGAAGCCTGAAAGAATAAGCTATTTGAAATTAATggtagcatttctaaaatgtattttcgaaaccttaactgtatatatatatatatatatatatatatatatatatatatatatatatatatatatatatatatatatatatgcgttttgtagttttgagtaggattaaataaagtaaataataaaagtgagattttgcagaatacatatactgtgcgggagtgtttttctattcttatatTTACATTAGCCTATGCACCTGCGATGAGACTGACAGGAGTGCagatgtttataatttatttgtatatacttctcagttgcagttttatactacacatgaaactgaaattaacgcccccctctgctcgttaattgcaaacaattaggctagctattaaaattaaaaaaatctgtacaaggtttatgaacataccttctcatttgatgcagtggttgtaaaaagtcgttctttcatatgattggcgagtttggtaaggaattgtttatgatttatttttacatgtttgggattcgacgtcagcactgtagatttaaatgttCCTTCCATGGCAGCTATCTGCGCTTCAAGAGTCTTTGTACCTACATTCTCATTCATGGATTCAAAAATCCTTACTGTTCTACGTGCCATTTTATCTGCATAAACCAATGTAGTAGTCCGTTTctggagaatctctgacagcagtgAAAGTTCGTATAAGGCATCGTACATAACTCCGAGGTCAATGAGAAATTCTGGCGAGCACAGCCTTTTCAGTAGACCGCTGTATGTCGCTCTTTCAGCAGAAGTCCGCTTAGAGCTTACGGCAGCTTTAAAATGAGTCGACAGAACTTCAAAACTTTCCCACACAGCGGAGACAGTCCTGAACGAACTGGAAACCCATCTCACATCCAGTACACGACCAATTTTCCTCAAGACAGCATCCAGTTCCTTCGCACAATTTCGGAGTTCTTGCTGATTTAGTGCTGATCTACTGTAGACTGAGTATAGCTTGTCCATGAAAGAATGAAAATGGTTCATGCCAGTAGTCTCAGAAACACTATCGGCAACTGCAAGTTCGAGTCTGTGATTTAGACAGTGCCAGACAACAATGTTGGGGTACATGTCTGAAATTCGTTTTGCCACACCAGATTTTTTCCCAAGCATTACACTTGCACCGTCACTTGCAAATGCAACAAGATTCTTCTGTAAGTATGCATGGTCAAACCCGTGTTTTTGAAGACACTTAGTAAGCGCTAACACTATGGACTCAGCTGACTGATCAAAAAGTTCAACTAACTCCAAAAACATGAAGTGAGGGTCACGTGTCTTGTCTGTCTCGcatttgagatgcacaataagtgctggggaaccattcagagctgttgattcatcaattaacacagcaatttttccatcgatgtgtattattctctcacaggcctttttgaccatttcatcagaaacgtggttgataatttgagtggcgctgtatctggaatgaagaccagttcccacattaacaccatttatttcttgcagttccagtaaggcctgatgatcagaatagggtcgattttgttttgcaaggtagtaagcagtagaaaatattttacaggtagtttcgtgatctcgcctttttgcactgtcaacacatttcccaataatgtcctctgtgttctgctgtaacaatgcagtggccttgttatgagcgctggatttcttgtgttcagctatcttttttctcaaagatcgtagctgttgctctcgagtttttccattgtacccaacactgtaatttttccactcagaagacagagaaacaccctgacttttcaaaactgacagcgCAGAAACAAGTCTACAAACACGACAGCCCAGATTACCATCCGCACAGTCAaggaaagtgtaaagttgtttcttttcttcccatACCTCAGAACTCCAGATGTTTGGCCATGGCTGTTTCTCCGCGcttttttcttcaactgctgtaggttctggttccactgtaggttctgcttctgccgtacaacaaacgatcttctgttttttactaCTATTGCCAAAATATTGTATCAAAGTCTCTTGACGAGTTCGTTTACTACCTCCGAGACCAGACATTTTTGATTTgcgagttgttttttattattattaataccgttactaatatcatcacctcagttacggccaaggaacgaaccgcctccttctctgattggttgtcagcaacatcactttcaaaattgatttgctaaaaaaaaaaaactggaatgacagcatattttaatggcataataatggaccaatcaaaagcagcaactgtgctgcttattgtggtgacatcgtttttcagattacttgatgttttagccgacagcttgtctttattaaacgtatagctagctgtctgtctgtcgcaaattcgcacagctggcacagagccgcaggcaatgcttactacaagtgtttagacaaaattcgaacacgaaaatattttaaatatatgtatttataaatgtgaacatttgcaattgaaaaacatGGATTGAAAAAGTGCCGGAGCGCCGCTCCGCCCcgctccggctccactacacccctGAGTATATACTGTGACTGACAAGGACCTCAGGGCCTGTTGCAATTAACTTGAATGTAATAATTCTTACACAGTATTGTTCCATTGGAAATACAGTCTTATTAATAGGTCACTAACTGCCAGACTCCCATCGTGCTCTGGCAACCAACGCACACTAATCTTCTATGTCCAAAGGTTTATATCATGACCACTCACAGTTccatgtaacaatttatttttttctttgcttcttATTGGTACCAGTTTTGATTGATGTATGTGTCCAAGCTATTGAAAGTAACAGACTATATACAGTGCATGGGCAATATAACATGCAGCAGTAGTTTGTGTTATAAGCCATAAAACCGTCTCATCACTGTGAAAGGATCgcgtcaggaatgagactcagagtcaggaagctgcagtgaaagcgctgttgcactcgtttattaataaaactaaacaaaaaacaaaccctgaaACCAATAAACCAGGTACAGTGACCacaataaaaggttcaaacaaaacacaatacgtACCTTTAGGCTGGGCACAGGCCTTCGCTAAATGCTATCCTTCTCTCCAAACTCCTCCTGTTCAGGCTGGACATTAGCTTTCACTAAACTCTCCTCTCTCAGACAAAGAGTTTTGACTTCCTGTATcccatgtggctgggacttgattgatgatcaattattcaatcaagacccagccacttTTCCAACGTGGATCTGGCAGGTATGGAATGAATCCAAACTGCCaaactcaaacacaaaataatacatctttatttacacacaatgtatacaaacacacactatttacatgttcAGGGCTTCCGCCCTGTCACAGTCACCAAATCCACATGCAGTATCATTCCTTCAACCAtgaaaagaattttaaaaaaatctaacctTTCAAGACAGGTTTCTTTTCGTAGTGAAAGCTAACATCCTAGAATATGCCATTTGGCTGCTAAGGCCTGACTAATGGCTCCATTTGAAGCAAACTGTCAGGAAGAATAATTTGTCACAGCTGCTGATCCAAGTGGTAGATGTAGGTTCCACCCTCCTGCCTGCAGTAGGGTCCAATATTTAGATTTCGGACAGTGTTAACAAAGCACAATTGTAGCACAATTGTCTTGCCAATTTCATCCAAGCCACAGAAATAAGACTATAATATGTCTCTAGTGTATTTAGAACCAACTGTTTCTAATTATCTGcagaacaatattttatttatttatttgcatttatatagcgctttttatacagaagtatctcaaagcactgtacagtacatggtagAAAAATCaacccacaatacatttgtaaaacatattctACCACAATCATACTATTCAAATAACATATTCAaacagtataataaaataaatatatacagacgtgctcaaatttgttggtacccctccacaaaaaacgaagaatgcacaattttctctgaaataacttgaaactgacaaaagtaattggcatccaccatgtttattccatatttaatagaaatcagactttgcttttgattttttattcaacataatattgtaaataataaaacaaatgaaaatggcatggacaaaaatgatgggaccgctaacctaatattttgttgcacaacctttagaggcaatcactgcaatcaaacgttttctgtagctctcaatgagacttctgcacctgttaacaggtagtttggcccactcttcctgagcaaactgctccagctgtctcaggtttgatgggtgccttctccagactgcaagtttcagctctttccatagatgttcgataggattcagatcaggactcatagaaggccacttcagaatagtccaatgttttgttgttCTCCATTCTTGGGtgattttagctgtgtgttttgggtcattatcctgttggaggacccatgacctgcgactgagacagagctttctgacactgggcagtatgtttcgctccagaatgccttgatagtcttgagatttcattgtgccctgcacagattcaaggcaccctgtgccaggtgcagcaaagcagccccaaaacataaccgaacctcctccatgtttcactgtaggtatggtgttcttttctttgaaagcttcattttttcgtctgtgaacatagagctgatgtgacttgccaaaaagctccagttttgactcatctgtccaaaggacattctcccagaaggattgtggcttgtcaatatgcattttagcaaattccagtctggcttttttatgtttttctttcaaaagtggagtcctcctgggtcttcttccatggagtccactttcggtcaaaaagcgacggatggtgcgatcagaaactgacgtaccttcaccttggagttcagcttgtatctctttggcagttatccttggttctttttctaccattcgcactatccttctgttcaccctggggtcgattttcctcttgcggctgcgcccagggaggttggctacagttccatggacctttaaattcttaataatatttgcaactgttgtcacaggaacatcaagctgcttggagatggtcttgtagcctttacctttaccatgcttgtctattactttctttctgatctcctcagacaactctctcctttgctttctctggtccatgttcagtttggtgcacacaatgataccaaacagcacagtgactacttttctccatttaaataggctgaataactgattacatgattggagacatgtgtgatactaattaaagaaactaattagtttgaaatatcactataatccaattatttattatcttttctaagtggtaccaacaaatgtgtccaggccattttagaatatctttgtagaataagcaataattcatctcttttcacagcttctttgctttattctatgacataccaaaggcatgcaagtatacatgataaaatagcttttaatttcatcacttttcaggaggaatgaagcattatttcaatgagctgcaagggtaccaacaaatttgagcacgtctgtacatatacacatatacacacatgcatacatcgATAAGTATACTTACATACACACAtccatacataataataataataataataataataataataatgctatataacagttacattaaaacccactaagacaagaaagccattttataaaagtaagttTTAAGTCTTcacttaaaaactgtaatggtcccagcttccctgacagacgcAGCAGAGCATTCCACAATTTATGAGCTTTACAAGAAAAAACCCTCCCTACCGTGGTGATTTTGctaaccctaggaataaccagtagccccacatcctgtgatctcagagttgAATTCAGAAGAATACGAGAGCCTACTAGTTAGTAAAGCTCCAGGAAATTAGAGAattgttctgcttttttttttttgcattaagccCACTGCTTAGTTTTAGTTTAGAATTATAgttgatttcattattttaacaacCTTTGCTTCCCCCCCACTGAAATACTAAAAGCGCTTTTCAATTTTCGATCAATCGTTCCTCTATTTTTGAACTCAGTTGCTACCATGTCATCTTCCAAtaatttttcacactgcaaaatTCAATATGGAactctgcagtgttttttttttttaaatatctaggtCCTTTTATCCACTAATTGGCTTGACTGAACTCCATCATTTTTAGAACCGCACTGAGAATGTCCTTCTCTAGTTAAGGGACTATATATTTTCCTCTGTTTTTTGGAGTGAATTCAGGCTATTAATCAGGAACATTTTTCATTCTTTGCACATTTGAGCTCTTCTGTCTTTTTAAAGTGTTCCATTATCTGACAAGATACTCCCCATCTGCAGAGAACATTTCATTTTCATCCACTTTGAATAATGTGGATTCCTTTATTTAGAATAAATCAAATCATGAGCAGCAATTTGAATTGCTCAGCTCAGCTAGTTATAATTATCTTTGTCCTGCACATGTTCGAGGGCTTCTCTGCTTATCAAACAAAATGCTAACTAGGGTCAGTGGGGTCATTGATACCCTTaagtacatgtttatttttgtttcttatttcCACTTTAATCATACATATATTATTTTCCTGAAAAGGGATGTGGAACAGTGTCTTGATGTAAGAATTTAAAACCTTGATTATAATTTCAGCATAACAACAGCTTACTGTGTGCATTCATAATGTGACCTATTgatcaaaaaaataattttgataATCAActtatatttattaaacaaaatgtaatagttttaaaacatttcatagGCAAGAGTATTAtgggtttaaatacagtaatgtaaacaacaataaaacccaacatttgtgagtcaaattgcattatgggggaaatgggagccacgaccttaccATGTTATAACTGATTCTGTACTATAACGGGTCACGTTATAATGGGGTAgcctgtaataataaaaaagtgatcATAGTATCTGGTACATATgaagtaatgtattttatatatttggcAACGTTTCAGTTAATCAGATGTTAAGTGTCTGTATGAATGAACAATGTGTTTAGTTATTATTATGGGGTTTACGGAGTGATGATGCTTCACTTACTTACTATGCAATGCCATCATTCAAAGTATCAAAATGATTCTTGGAAACAGATCAATAGTCAGGGTTACAGTGGTTAAGatcctactgtactgtatatatagcagcaCTATTATTTTCATACAATTTGCCATTTCCTTGGTTAAATTCCTGTTTCAAAGTGCTGAATTCCACTAGAGTCTTTACAACAGGTTACTGTTTACAAACATAAAAAGCCATTCATGGAATCTAGTGTCATTTAGCGTAGTGTGACCTTTAGTGAATCACATTTTGGAGCAAAACATACTCTCCTTAGCTTTATCCCTCCTCAAAATGGCTTGTATACCCAACAGCTGCGCTATCTATGCATGATAAGTACCCTTTTGAAGCAACATTAAACCTGGTAATTTCATGGTGTCTGCCTTAAAGTCAAATATATAAAGCTTAATGGGGTTATAAAAACCTATGTATAATTCATGCTTCACTCAGTCCAGGAAAGCATTGTTTAAACACCTTATTGAAAAGTGGTTCATTCATGAGCATTCATATATAGTGTATGCAGCTTGATTAAGAAGGTTGCAGATAGCAACCACATTATTTAACAGGGACGTGACCCTCATAATACATTCTGCtaccaacacatttttaaataccgtgttattgatttattttaattttttggtaATTGGAATTGGTATACATTTCAGGTACTGGTACTGTTCAAATAAGATCTAGATTAATTGACTGattacttttaaacatttaaatagaaCACTTTTTTCAAGCAAAGAATTAACTTAACACGTCAGTCCAAACGAACGATCATTTGAAAAGCATTGAAAAGACCATATCTGTTCTGGGGTTTACTATCTTGTGAGAACTGGTAAAGGCAGTTAAAGTTTGTGAAAGgtgcaaataaaaaatgaaacaaataatgTGTTGAGTAATTTATGGAAAGAAGCAGAGGAATCATTATCTGCTATCTAATGTCCCTTAATATGGGCCTCAAGgtgctctttttttatttatttttttatagttggcaagaaaaaaatgaaactcaTCAAAAGTCTATTAGCATCATGCTTGAACACAGGAAACATAATTAATGTGCCTATACCCTCATGCCTGGATATGCCTGGATATCtgacttgattaaaaaaaaaaaaactgtgtgaatGAGTTGGCCAGTGCACCTATGGCAATTCATAGCAAATCAGAATCAGTCTCTGGTTCATAGGACAATTTCTGGAGAACTGTAGGGTGTAAACTTCACTGTTTTAATACTTTAGCGATAATGGTAATAAAGCTGCCATTGCTGACAAAAACAGGTCAGCAGCTCCCTGTGTTGTGAGGCTGTTGATTGGGTGATGGtcttttcatgttttataaaataGAAAATGTGGGGGTGAAATAACCTGAGCCCCAGTGATTAGCAATATAAGCCAGTGCGCTGAATAAATCCGAACTGCTTTAATACCTGAAAACAAGATTCAAATACATTACTTCATGGCTTCCTGTTCAAAGTTGCAGCATCTCTTAAGTATCTAAAGTCTCAGATGTACGGTGCAGTCTCATTTATTTTGTCATACATAACTCTAGACAGGTTTGTTTCATGCACACCCTTTCCTGGTTGCTTTACTGGTTTCCACCTACACTGCCCTACCTACCGCACTCTACTAAAATAGCATGTTGTCTGAAAGCAACAATTGCCAACACAGggttaaaacaaattttatttgtacaaatgttagtcatttttcattaaaaaaaaccaaaaaaaaacttttactttcaaataaaTTATGATTGAATCTTCATTATTAAGACATTATCAGCACTCAAGTGGAGGGTTTTAGTATTGAAGCTAGTGATAAAAGGTCAGGAGATAAGTGATTATGCTGGAAACACATGCCATAATTCTGCATTGTATAAAGAATTGCTCGCAGTAAAATAGCCTTTTTTATCCTAAAAAGTTTTTAGTGAGTCTTCGTATTAAATTCTGTCATATCGAGAGGCGCAGCCTGGGGGCACATCAGACTAGGTTAGGTTTAATGTCATTCTACCAACCAGAGATATGTAATCAGATATGAAGGGAATGAAGGCTATTGAAGTGTATACAGGTGTTGATGAGTTTGCACACCTGTTTGTCTAGATAGTTGAGATCAAAGGACATAATGCTGCTTTTGGTACTACAGCTACAGTATACACAAGTGACCCACAGCAGTGGCGCCTCACTGAGTTCATGGTAATGcagaactacagtatatataaaaatgatagGTCCTGAGAACAATAGTGGAAAACTATTTCTCCAGGTTACTGAGGTTGTAATGAAATACAGGGAATAGTACATTAaacagaaacagtaaaaaaacaatgcaaatacattaaatacaggcatactacattaaatacaaagctaggatgtgaattctaaacattgtgaatgcgtgtgtcatgcagaatcatacgaataagatggaatGAAAAACtggaaatagcaatttagacaacagctagtaacagatatcaggcttgaagagcattgaaagcaagagagaacaagtgggtcttgagaggtGATTTGAaacgagcgactgtgggagctacagcactaaagctgggagagaattccagagagtcagggccatgaagctaaaagagcgctttctcagtgtggtgcacttttgcttgtgtataacaagcaagccacaGTCAGAGcacctcagcttgcatgcagggacttagcgggtcagcaggttggagagatactctggactcATCTATATATATTACAGGTATTTGTGACAGTATAGACAAGGAAGGACAATGATCACAAAAACTGTCAATGTCAATGACTGTATAAAGAAAAGTGGCTATTAATGTCTATTTATGGGCCTGTCAACAGTAATAGAAGATTTAAGGTTATGCCAACAAATTCACAGTTGACAAGATTTTGAAGGACATTTTTGCTAAACTTGCTAAGACTATTTTACTCTACCTCTTACAAGTAGTATTCATTATCGAGCTAGTACCCATGAAATGTGTGGGACAATTTCCACCATGTTTCACTGTCCTAGAATGATAATATATGTTGTAATTATGGATATTTTGCAAAAATTGATGTATTTAGTCCGATGAAGAAAAATAATGTGCTTTTTCTTACCATGTAACCCAGTCCAAGATGGCAGATGGGCCTAGCCGTGATGGCATGGACTGACAATCACACCCAGCAGACTGATTGCCTAACTCCTGGGTGGCATACTTgtacattttttggctgtattcaCTTTGCTTCTCCATCTCTTTCCCATTATTGCCCCTATGCATGACTAGTCTTGTAGCACAGTTTCACAGTGGAACCCCTTTGGGAACATTACAAAATGGTAAATGACTGTGCAGTCATCATCTTTGTGACAGCTATCGGGTTTGCATACAGGTGAACTGGGACAGCTGCAGTCACAGCATATCCTGATGTGTTCTTTAAACTGTAATGTTCTTTGTTAAATGCAGTTCAATTTTGTAATGACCAAATCTATTATTTATTGCAAGCCACCCTTTTTTAAGGCCAAACATAAtgatataattacattttttataattaaaactg from Acipenser ruthenus chromosome 2, fAciRut3.2 maternal haplotype, whole genome shotgun sequence includes the following:
- the LOC131705030 gene encoding E3 SUMO-protein ligase KIAA1586-like, translated to MHRGNNGKEMEKQSEYSQKMYKYATQELGNQSAGCDCQSMPSRLGPSAILDWVTWTVKHGGNCPTHFMGTSSIMNTTCKRLVSALSVLKSQGVSLSSEWKNYSVGYNGKTREQQLRSLRKKIAEHKKSSAHNKATALLQQNTEDIIGKCVDSAKRRDHETTCKIFSTAYYLAKQNRPYSDHQALLELQEINGVNVGTGLHSRYSATQIINHVSDEMVKKACERIIHIDGKIAVLIDESTALNGSPALIVHLKCETDKTRDPHFMFLELVELFDQSAESIVLALTKCLQKHGFDHAYLQKNLVAFASDGASVMLGKKSGVAKRISDMYPNIVVWHCLNHRLELAVADSVSETTGMNHFHSFMDKLYSVYSRSALNQQELRNCAKELDAVLRKIGRVLDVRWVSSSFRTVSAVWESFEVLSTHFKAAVSSKRTSAERATYSGLLKRLCSPEFLIDLGVMYDALYELSLLSEILQKRTTTLVYADKMARRTVRIFESMNENVGTKTLEAQIAAMEGTFKSTVLTSNPKHVKINHKQFLTKLANHMKERLFTTTASNEKASSEVNCQKYESLLSELLVLDPHHWPAELPQGYGENEVERLCRRFQLNERIIKNAFRDFKENNGRIPDDLAPLINCTRVIPCSTAECERGFSQMNLIITDQRSKILIKHASALMFIKLHGPPLRQWNPSPYVTTWLRHNHRSADDSRTRVAAPISSDSPDALWQFL